Proteins encoded by one window of Anaeromusa acidaminophila DSM 3853:
- a CDS encoding VOC family protein, which produces MKYMSTLLAVRDMEKSKRFYTKILGLAVVSDFGDNIVLTGGIALQTVATWVAFLQKKEEDIFFANHASELYFEENDIDIFMESLQRQEIRYVHPLFEHRWGQRVVRFYDPDGHIIEVGENMAMVVQRFLQKGLSIEETALRMEVSLEYVRACIRKCENDSGF; this is translated from the coding sequence ATGAAATATATGAGCACGTTGCTTGCGGTCCGAGATATGGAAAAATCGAAGCGATTTTACACAAAAATACTAGGTCTTGCCGTTGTCTCGGACTTTGGGGATAATATAGTTTTGACAGGCGGCATTGCCTTGCAGACGGTGGCAACTTGGGTTGCTTTTTTGCAAAAAAAAGAGGAAGATATTTTTTTTGCAAACCATGCAAGCGAGCTTTATTTTGAGGAAAATGACATAGATATTTTCATGGAATCGCTGCAGCGGCAAGAGATACGATATGTACATCCTCTTTTTGAGCACCGCTGGGGGCAAAGAGTGGTGCGCTTTTATGATCCTGATGGGCATATTATTGAAGTTGGCGAGAACATGGCGATGGTGGTGCAGCGTTTTTTACAGAAGGGCTTATCGATAGAAGAAACGGCCTTGCGAATGGAAGTGTCCTTAGAATATGTGCGAGCCTGTATTCGAAAATGCGAGAATGACTCAGGATTTTGA
- a CDS encoding sensor histidine kinase, which produces MWSKIKGVPVPISIKLTFLYTAILSLILLFTSSLTVAGLYYVLYDQAVADIDLSVDTLSRHIASGEPVDQRLLKENLLLPGIILRISDEQNQLLVDSAPHMPSNQSVMEKAEIEHDPLNPALLLNTPLRILHVNDMYFYYTTAHVSYGSHTYHLQIIKTMAAEKNFLKTLIRGLFLTTALGLLIAILAGMFISRKTLQPLRTIITTAKEIEIHDLGKRIPLSNSKDELHELAATFNHMLNRIQTGFEQQQRFVADASHELRTPITVISGYADMLDRWGKQDGAALTEGIEAIKSEAANMHNLIEKLLFLARTDQNKQTLTKDALLMPPLLEDIFQETRLIAPQHQVLLSQNQQASILADAVAIKQMLRIFIENSIKYTPDGGVITLASQRINTHLEITITDTGIGIPKKEQAKIFDRFYRVDSSRSKTTGGTGLGLSIAHWIAAQHNATIQVASVPSQGTTIILKFPLIS; this is translated from the coding sequence ATGTGGTCAAAGATTAAAGGCGTTCCTGTTCCCATCTCCATTAAGCTGACTTTTTTATATACGGCCATACTTAGCCTCATTTTGCTCTTCACCAGTTCCTTGACCGTAGCTGGCTTGTATTACGTGCTCTACGATCAAGCCGTCGCAGATATTGATCTAAGCGTAGATACCCTATCTCGTCATATCGCTTCCGGCGAGCCGGTCGACCAGCGCTTGCTCAAAGAGAATCTTCTCCTCCCGGGCATCATTTTGCGAATTTCCGATGAGCAAAATCAGCTGCTTGTCGACAGCGCTCCTCATATGCCCAGCAATCAATCGGTCATGGAGAAAGCGGAGATAGAACACGACCCTCTCAATCCGGCCTTGCTGCTAAATACGCCGCTGCGCATCCTGCACGTAAACGATATGTACTTCTACTACACAACTGCGCATGTATCCTATGGCAGCCACACCTACCATCTACAAATCATTAAAACCATGGCGGCGGAAAAAAACTTTTTAAAAACATTAATCAGGGGCTTGTTCCTCACAACAGCCCTTGGACTTTTAATCGCCATCCTGGCCGGCATGTTTATCAGCCGCAAAACGCTGCAGCCCTTGCGAACCATCATTACCACCGCTAAGGAAATTGAGATTCATGACCTAGGGAAACGAATCCCTTTAAGCAACAGCAAGGACGAACTGCATGAGCTGGCGGCGACTTTCAATCATATGTTGAACCGCATTCAGACAGGTTTTGAACAACAACAACGTTTTGTGGCCGACGCTTCCCATGAGCTGCGCACACCGATTACCGTAATCAGCGGCTATGCCGACATGCTGGATCGCTGGGGCAAGCAAGATGGCGCCGCCTTAACCGAAGGAATTGAAGCGATAAAGTCAGAAGCTGCCAACATGCATAATTTAATCGAAAAACTTCTTTTCCTGGCACGCACCGACCAGAACAAACAAACGCTGACTAAAGATGCACTTCTCATGCCGCCCCTGCTGGAGGATATTTTCCAAGAAACCAGGCTGATCGCCCCGCAGCACCAGGTACTGCTAAGCCAAAACCAGCAAGCTTCCATTTTGGCGGATGCTGTCGCCATTAAGCAAATGCTGCGCATTTTTATTGAAAACAGCATCAAATATACGCCAGACGGCGGTGTCATTACGCTGGCCTCGCAAAGAATCAATACCCATTTGGAAATTACCATCACTGATACAGGCATAGGTATCCCGAAAAAAGAGCAAGCCAAAATCTTTGACCGCTTTTACCGGGTAGACTCGTCCCGTTCCAAAACCACCGGCGGTACCGGTCTGGGCCTGTCTATCGCCCATTGGATCGCCGCCCAGCACAACGCCACTATCCAGGTAGCAAGCGTTCCCTCCCAAGGTACGACGATCATCTTGAAGTTTCCCCTTATCTCCTAA
- a CDS encoding response regulator transcription factor → MTSKASHLLIVEDEWKIARFLQLELEHEGFTTEIEANGRHALERIVQENFNLVLLDVMLPEMDGIEICKRVREVSDVPIIMVTAKGELDDKVEGLNIGADDYLTKPFAIRELLARIRAALRKRNVSGLKENTLHLKNLVLHPSRYEAQVDGQLVELTKKEYDLLEYLVRNKHVVLDREHILQEVWGYDYLGDTNVVDVYIRYLRSKLDERFGEKYIHTVRGVGYVVKD, encoded by the coding sequence ATGACAAGCAAAGCATCCCATCTTCTCATTGTCGAAGATGAATGGAAAATCGCTCGCTTTTTACAACTGGAGCTGGAGCATGAAGGCTTTACCACCGAGATTGAGGCCAATGGCCGCCATGCCCTGGAACGAATTGTGCAGGAAAATTTTAATCTTGTTTTATTGGACGTTATGCTGCCCGAGATGGACGGCATTGAAATTTGCAAGCGCGTCCGAGAAGTATCGGATGTTCCCATCATCATGGTCACAGCCAAAGGTGAGCTCGACGATAAAGTCGAGGGACTCAACATCGGCGCCGATGACTACCTGACCAAACCCTTCGCCATCCGGGAGCTCTTGGCTCGCATCCGCGCAGCGCTTCGCAAACGCAACGTCTCCGGCCTCAAGGAAAATACTTTGCATCTGAAAAACCTTGTTTTGCATCCCAGCCGTTATGAAGCGCAAGTTGACGGTCAATTGGTGGAACTAACAAAAAAAGAATATGACCTCTTGGAGTATTTAGTTCGCAACAAGCATGTCGTCCTTGACCGCGAACATATTCTCCAAGAGGTCTGGGGATATGATTATCTAGGCGATACCAATGTCGTCGACGTATATATTCGTTATTTGCGCAGCAAGCTGGATGAACGCTTTGGTGAAAAATACATTCATACCGTGCGAGGAGTCGGTTATGTGGTCAAAGATTAA
- a CDS encoding class I SAM-dependent methyltransferase, translating to MSLLAERAEFMLRFLEEPAKIGSITPSSMFLARKMLGELPWPELDTIVELGAGTGVFTGYISQNKQKSAKTLVVEQDRSMRETLRERYPEFFYGTRAEELPALLRYFNLPQADCVISGLPFATFSKEERNQVLLAVSQSLKTNGVFVAFQYSLQMRSLVKKYFREVRIRFAPLNFPPAFIYYCKK from the coding sequence ATGAGTTTGCTTGCAGAACGGGCGGAGTTTATGCTTCGCTTTCTAGAAGAGCCTGCTAAAATCGGCAGCATTACTCCTAGTTCCATGTTTCTAGCGCGCAAGATGTTGGGGGAGTTACCCTGGCCGGAGCTGGATACTATTGTTGAATTGGGAGCGGGTACAGGAGTATTTACAGGGTACATTTCTCAAAATAAACAAAAGAGTGCGAAGACGCTCGTTGTAGAGCAGGACCGAAGTATGCGGGAAACCTTGCGTGAAAGGTATCCGGAATTTTTTTACGGAACTAGAGCGGAAGAATTGCCTGCGTTGCTACGATACTTTAATTTGCCGCAAGCGGATTGCGTTATTTCGGGGCTGCCTTTTGCGACCTTTTCCAAAGAGGAAAGAAATCAAGTCTTGTTAGCAGTCAGTCAATCGTTAAAGACAAACGGAGTATTTGTGGCGTTTCAGTATTCTCTACAAATGCGAAGCTTAGTTAAAAAGTATTTTCGGGAAGTGCGTATTCGCTTTGCGCCGCTTAATTTTCCGCCGGCCTTTATCTATTACTGCAAAAAATAG
- a CDS encoding methyl-accepting chemotaxis protein, with amino-acid sequence MNFLLNMKISRKLLVLTITSSLLLLAVGLVGYYYVRAGHDQITEIFEKHVAGLDISQDLRQQNRARQGLLLRLITADQSEQGKLIEQLKKRDKDFAALIDKLEKMNLNNDEKQLVDKIKASAAKYLDLQNNIIKLSISNKSGDALTFYKQGEGLVEGLADEIRALVKNQEKEIAIVHEANEQDYKKSVMLLLGISAISIVLTFMLGQYISRLIVKPVTGVVQEAALIAKGDLASKDLVLQSRDEMGKLTAEFNSMKSNLRQLIKSVAQSAEHLSASSEQLTASAEQSAQAANQVASTITEVAKGAEKQTNAITSMSASVSKISVSIQHAVVNSNTATTTTDKSALAAQAGLGEISTAIEQMASVEKTVDRSAAMVAKLGERSQEIGQIVDTISGIAGQTNLLALNAAIEAARAGEQGRGFAVVAEEVRKLAEQSQEAAKQIASLIGEIQEDTNKAVLAMNAGTSEVKKGAEVVTLAGESFDNIAQHVNVVSRQIKEVSSIMQEIAFESQQIVEEVHQIDDISKNALDHTQTVSAATEEQSASMKEIGVNSQSLAKMAEELQQAVQKFKI; translated from the coding sequence ATGAATTTCCTGTTGAACATGAAAATCTCACGCAAATTGCTGGTCTTGACAATTACCTCGTCATTGCTGTTGCTGGCGGTAGGTCTTGTGGGATACTACTATGTCAGAGCAGGTCATGATCAAATTACCGAGATCTTTGAAAAACATGTGGCAGGTTTAGATATTTCCCAAGATTTGAGACAGCAAAATAGAGCGCGCCAAGGTCTTTTGCTTCGATTAATTACTGCTGACCAGAGTGAACAAGGGAAGCTTATTGAGCAACTGAAGAAAAGGGATAAAGACTTTGCTGCTTTAATTGATAAACTCGAAAAAATGAATTTGAACAATGATGAGAAGCAGTTAGTAGATAAGATTAAAGCATCGGCTGCAAAGTACTTGGATTTGCAAAATAACATTATCAAATTGTCAATTTCCAATAAGTCTGGAGACGCGCTAACTTTCTATAAGCAAGGCGAAGGTTTAGTGGAAGGACTTGCGGACGAGATACGAGCTTTGGTCAAAAACCAAGAAAAAGAGATTGCAATTGTTCATGAAGCAAATGAACAAGACTATAAAAAATCAGTCATGCTATTATTGGGAATTAGCGCTATTTCCATCGTACTGACCTTTATGTTGGGCCAATATATATCCAGACTCATTGTCAAGCCGGTAACAGGCGTAGTACAAGAAGCAGCGCTGATTGCGAAAGGAGATTTAGCTTCAAAAGACCTTGTGTTACAAAGCCGCGATGAGATGGGCAAGCTAACAGCGGAATTTAATAGCATGAAGTCTAACTTGCGTCAGTTAATAAAGAGTGTAGCACAGTCAGCCGAGCACCTCTCGGCGTCTTCTGAGCAATTAACAGCCAGCGCAGAACAGTCTGCTCAAGCCGCAAATCAAGTAGCTTCGACAATTACCGAAGTGGCAAAGGGAGCGGAAAAACAGACAAATGCGATTACTAGCATGTCTGCTTCTGTTAGCAAGATTTCCGTTAGCATTCAACATGCGGTGGTAAACAGTAATACTGCGACAACAACGACAGATAAAAGCGCCTTAGCTGCACAAGCAGGGTTGGGAGAAATTTCAACAGCAATCGAGCAAATGGCGAGTGTTGAAAAGACGGTTGACAGGTCCGCTGCAATGGTTGCAAAATTGGGCGAACGTTCGCAGGAAATTGGACAAATCGTTGATACTATATCTGGTATTGCAGGACAAACCAATCTGCTAGCGTTAAATGCAGCGATTGAAGCGGCAAGGGCTGGTGAGCAAGGCAGAGGCTTTGCGGTAGTTGCTGAAGAGGTGCGAAAGCTTGCTGAACAGTCCCAGGAAGCAGCCAAGCAGATTGCTTCCTTAATTGGAGAAATTCAAGAAGATACCAATAAGGCCGTTCTGGCCATGAATGCAGGTACGAGTGAAGTTAAAAAGGGAGCGGAAGTGGTAACTTTAGCCGGTGAATCCTTTGATAATATCGCTCAGCATGTCAATGTGGTTTCAAGGCAAATTAAAGAAGTATCATCTATTATGCAAGAAATCGCTTTTGAGAGCCAACAGATTGTGGAGGAAGTACATCAAATTGATGATATTAGTAAAAATGCGCTCGATCATACGCAAACCGTTTCTGCAGCAACCGAAGAACAATCTGCATCAATGAAAGAAATCGGCGTCAATAGTCAAAGCTTGGCAAAAATGGCGGAAGAGCTGCAACAAGCTGTTCAAAAATTTAAGATTTAA